One segment of Streptomyces sp. XD-27 DNA contains the following:
- a CDS encoding N-acetylmuramoyl-L-alanine amidase, which produces MSDTPAADRDATPAPSRRDAPTAVAPGGAGTGPATRSRAVSRRALVLGGTAAAGLGLAAGAYAFRDELERWWWRLPGNDRPRREGDVDHPGARWIAASEANWRRADRPYDYGIDRVVVHVVQGGHDDAVRVFRDPEHGAAAHYIVRGDGRITQMVRELDVAFHAGNRSYNERSIGIEHTGFVSRADSFTDAMYRASARLTAGICERYGIPVDREHLVGHVEVPGTDHTDPGPHWDWERYLRLVRTAPPPSTRGPSDKPRD; this is translated from the coding sequence ATGAGCGACACGCCTGCGGCCGACCGCGACGCGACACCAGCGCCCAGCCGCCGGGACGCGCCGACGGCGGTGGCGCCCGGCGGTGCGGGCACCGGGCCGGCCACCCGTTCCCGCGCGGTGAGCCGGCGCGCCCTGGTCCTGGGCGGGACCGCCGCGGCCGGGCTGGGCCTGGCCGCGGGGGCCTACGCGTTCCGGGACGAGCTGGAGCGGTGGTGGTGGCGGCTGCCCGGAAACGACCGGCCGCGCCGGGAGGGCGACGTCGACCACCCGGGCGCGCGGTGGATCGCCGCCTCGGAGGCGAACTGGCGGCGGGCCGACCGGCCCTACGACTACGGCATCGACCGCGTCGTCGTCCATGTGGTGCAGGGCGGCCACGACGACGCCGTGCGGGTGTTCCGCGACCCCGAGCACGGCGCGGCCGCCCATTACATCGTGCGCGGGGACGGGCGCATCACGCAGATGGTGCGGGAGCTGGACGTCGCGTTCCACGCCGGGAACCGCTCGTACAACGAGCGCAGCATCGGTATCGAGCACACCGGGTTCGTATCGCGTGCCGACTCCTTCACCGACGCGATGTACCGCGCGTCGGCCCGACTCACCGCCGGGATCTGCGAGCGGTACGGCATACCGGTGGACCGGGAGCACCTGGTCGGCCATGTGGAGGTGCCGGGGACGGACCACACCGACCCCGGTCCGCACTGGGACTGGGAACGGTATCTGCGCCTGGTCCGCACCGCTCCCCCACCGTCCACGCGGGGCCCGTCCGACAAGCCGCGCGACTGA
- the mnmA gene encoding tRNA 2-thiouridine(34) synthase MnmA, whose product MTDFPGAPDPNAPRDGRRLRVLAAMSGGVDSAVAAARAAEAGHDVTGVHLALSANPQSFRTGARGCCTIEDSRDARRAADVIGIPFYVWDLAERFREDVVEDFVAEYEAGRTPNPCLRCNEKIKFAALLEKALALGFDAVCTGHYATVVTREDGTRELHRASDMAKDQSYVLGVLDERQLAHAMFPLGDTLTTKDEIRAEAEARGLAVAKKPDSHDICFIADGDTQGFLAARLGKAEGEIVDEDGNAVGTHEGAYGFTIGQRKGLRLGVPAPDGKPRYVLDISPVNNTVTVGPAASLDVTALTAIKPRWCGTPPAGPGTYTAQLRAHGGETEVGAELVGEELRVSFTEAVRGVAPGQAIVLYDGTRVVGSATIATTQRARTASAQ is encoded by the coding sequence ATGACTGACTTCCCGGGCGCACCCGATCCGAACGCTCCCCGCGACGGCCGCCGCCTCCGCGTGCTCGCGGCCATGTCCGGCGGTGTCGACTCCGCCGTCGCCGCCGCCCGCGCCGCTGAGGCGGGCCACGACGTGACCGGTGTGCACCTCGCGCTCTCCGCCAACCCGCAGTCCTTCCGTACCGGTGCCCGCGGCTGCTGCACCATCGAGGACTCGCGCGACGCCCGCCGTGCCGCCGACGTGATCGGCATCCCCTTCTACGTATGGGATCTGGCCGAGCGCTTCCGCGAGGACGTGGTGGAGGACTTCGTCGCGGAGTACGAGGCGGGCCGCACGCCGAACCCGTGCCTGCGCTGCAACGAGAAGATCAAGTTCGCGGCGCTGCTGGAGAAGGCGCTGGCGCTGGGCTTCGACGCCGTGTGCACCGGCCATTACGCCACGGTGGTCACCCGCGAGGACGGCACGCGCGAGCTGCACCGCGCGAGCGACATGGCCAAGGACCAGAGTTACGTCCTGGGCGTCCTGGACGAGCGGCAGCTGGCCCACGCGATGTTCCCGCTCGGCGACACGCTCACCACCAAGGACGAGATCCGCGCCGAGGCGGAGGCCCGCGGCCTGGCCGTCGCGAAGAAGCCGGACAGCCACGACATCTGCTTCATCGCCGACGGTGACACCCAGGGCTTCCTCGCCGCCCGGCTGGGCAAGGCGGAGGGCGAGATCGTCGACGAGGACGGCAACGCGGTGGGCACCCACGAGGGCGCGTACGGCTTCACGATCGGCCAGCGCAAGGGCCTGCGGCTCGGCGTCCCGGCACCGGACGGCAAGCCGCGCTACGTCCTGGACATCTCGCCCGTGAACAACACGGTGACGGTCGGCCCGGCCGCGTCCCTGGACGTCACGGCCCTGACCGCCATCAAGCCCCGCTGGTGCGGCACGCCCCCGGCGGGGCCCGGCACGTACACCGCCCAGCTCCGCGCCCACGGCGGCGAGACCGAGGTCGGCGCGGAACTGGTCGGCGAGGAACTGCGCGTTTCCTTTACTGAGGCGGTACGGGGCGTGGCGCCCGGCCAGGCGATCGTGCTGTACGACGGGACGCGGGTGGTCGGCTCGGCGACGATCGCCACCACCCAGCGGGCGCGGACGGCGTCCGCGCAGTAG
- a CDS encoding alpha/beta fold hydrolase gives MHHVSTASVEVAPGIRLWTEQRGPDDAPPLLLIMGAQASGLGWPDGLVDRLAAHHRVIRYDNRDTGRSPWAFDQRPYRVTDLAEDAVKVLDGLGIERAHVVGMSLGGMLAQLIVADHPDRVLSATLFGTCAMSTAPLVHPDGTVTPADQLPGIDPRVLEEWAKPVEDHGLEAELDRRVRHWELLSGGGIPFDADYFRDFERGIIEHTGHYGTTDAVSRADDSGMLRTEALAATEVPTLVLGAPAEPVFPPPHPAHMAHVINGARLVEIPGMGHALPPEVHGPLAEAILAHTLGMG, from the coding sequence ATGCACCACGTCTCCACCGCCTCCGTCGAAGTCGCCCCCGGCATCCGCCTATGGACTGAGCAGCGCGGGCCCGACGACGCCCCTCCACTGCTGTTGATCATGGGCGCGCAGGCATCGGGGCTGGGGTGGCCGGACGGCCTGGTCGACCGGCTCGCCGCGCACCACCGGGTGATCCGCTACGACAACCGCGACACCGGCCGCTCCCCCTGGGCGTTCGACCAACGCCCGTACCGCGTCACCGACTTGGCGGAGGACGCGGTGAAGGTCCTCGACGGGCTCGGTATCGAGCGGGCGCACGTCGTCGGCATGTCGCTCGGCGGAATGCTCGCCCAGCTCATCGTCGCCGACCACCCGGACCGGGTACTCAGCGCCACCCTTTTCGGCACCTGCGCCATGAGCACGGCGCCGCTCGTCCACCCCGACGGGACGGTGACCCCCGCCGACCAGCTCCCCGGCATCGACCCCCGGGTCCTGGAGGAGTGGGCCAAGCCCGTCGAGGACCACGGCCTCGAAGCCGAACTCGACCGGCGGGTGCGGCACTGGGAGCTGCTCAGCGGCGGCGGGATCCCCTTCGACGCGGACTACTTCCGCGACTTTGAGCGCGGCATCATCGAGCACACCGGGCATTACGGCACGACGGACGCGGTCAGCCGCGCCGACGACTCCGGGATGCTGCGCACGGAAGCCCTCGCCGCGACCGAGGTGCCCACGCTCGTCCTCGGGGCCCCGGCCGAACCGGTGTTCCCGCCGCCGCACCCCGCGCACATGGCACACGTCATCAACGGGGCCCGGCTGGTCGAGATACCCGGCATGGGCCACGCCCTGCCGCCGGAGGTCCACGGCCCGCTGGCCGAGGCGATCCTGGCGCACACGCTCGGGATGGGCTGA
- a CDS encoding DUF6879 family protein, protein MLGLETIGLDPAQGETLPLAAYREDFRSRQWTIDGQDSWKLERQQEFKEPGFPSWEAFSRGDWETAMRLVEGERDWLREFARENDERGISLFRVRVVEQPLAPYLQWELHLLRLRAEYGERIRVVGPERIRELEAEGPLPELLTLGDHTVYKIRYDDQGILDGAVRFVDPRVTARCRDFTRDLYECGEDVIPYFDREVAHLPAPGPG, encoded by the coding sequence ATGCTCGGGCTTGAGACGATCGGGCTCGACCCGGCGCAAGGCGAGACGCTGCCCCTCGCGGCCTATCGCGAGGACTTCCGGTCGCGACAGTGGACGATCGACGGCCAGGACTCCTGGAAGCTGGAGCGGCAGCAGGAGTTCAAGGAACCCGGGTTCCCCAGCTGGGAGGCGTTCTCCCGAGGGGACTGGGAGACGGCCATGCGGCTGGTGGAGGGCGAGCGCGACTGGCTGCGGGAGTTCGCCCGGGAGAACGACGAGCGCGGGATCAGCCTCTTCCGGGTCCGCGTCGTCGAACAGCCCCTCGCGCCGTATCTGCAATGGGAGCTCCATCTGCTGCGGCTGCGCGCGGAGTACGGGGAGCGGATCCGGGTGGTCGGCCCCGAGCGGATCAGGGAGCTGGAGGCCGAGGGGCCGCTGCCGGAGTTACTCACCCTCGGCGACCACACGGTCTATAAGATCCGTTACGACGACCAGGGGATCCTCGACGGGGCCGTGAGATTCGTCGACCCTCGTGTCACGGCGCGCTGCCGTGACTTCACCCGGGACCTGTACGAGTGCGGAGAGGACGTGATCCCCTATTTCGACCGCGAGGTGGCCCACTTACCAGCGCCGGGGCCGGGGTAG
- a CDS encoding tetratricopeptide repeat protein, with translation MSDQHAEDREAGERRAGPGAHWVRSEMSGAASEVVQARDISGDIHFHAGADTASRSSYDNPRPRQLPGDTRGFVNRREELSWLDAILTGGGGGGGTTGGTTGGGNTGGGATADGNSGGGDEPLMSLCVIAGTAGVGKTSLALRWAHRMEAHFPDGQLYVNLRGYDPGAPVTPQEALHRFLAALGVPARAIPTDPEAAAALYRSALAGRRMLIVLDNAATVGQVRPLLPGTAGCLVVVTSRSRLSGLSVRDGARRLTLDTLSETEAVALLRAITADYRDQDDREKLVELARLCARLPLALRIAAERAASRPRMRLDDLIRDLRDESALWDALSIGDDEEAEAVRTVFAWSYRALTPEAASLFRFLGLHPGPEFGAEAAAALAGVPAGQARRLLDTLVGAHLVEQTGPDRYAFHDLLRAYAGDQADSEETPEARDAALGRVLAWYLRTAAAAQEWINPQESPIGLGAPEDGVVPLRFPGYDDALSWYEQERDNLVAAARAAEEAGADRAAWQLAAVLKAIHMLLNPFEEWLAVSHIGLRAARRLGDRAAEADLLESLGMAYTQSHRLADGARCHEEALAVRRELGDRMGEAFSLNDLGLARLRGRGLAQAEAHFEQARAVFRDLDAAHWEAVMLSNLAETRYELSRLPEAHDAVTEALARHRASGSQGSVGNALRILSAVQRESGEPGAAEGALRSAQEAVDIARAHRNEAWEAFWLLDLGAAHRATGQAPEALTAYQRAAMLQRRLGDRSREARAWHGAGETYRQVGRFEEAADFHRTAAAAHRELHDLWQLALALDGLAVALGELGRDAEARGHWVAALDALTGYEDPRAEALRRRAYAAAGDA, from the coding sequence ATGAGCGATCAGCACGCAGAGGACAGGGAAGCCGGGGAGCGCCGGGCGGGGCCAGGCGCGCACTGGGTGCGGTCGGAGATGTCGGGGGCCGCGTCCGAGGTGGTCCAGGCCCGGGACATCAGCGGCGACATCCACTTCCACGCCGGTGCCGACACGGCTTCCCGCTCCTCGTACGACAACCCCAGGCCGCGCCAACTGCCCGGTGACACCAGGGGGTTCGTGAACCGCCGCGAGGAACTGTCGTGGCTCGACGCGATCCTGACGGGCGGCGGCGGGGGCGGCGGCACGACCGGTGGCACGACCGGCGGCGGGAACACCGGCGGCGGCGCCACTGCCGACGGGAACTCCGGCGGCGGTGACGAGCCGCTCATGTCCCTCTGCGTCATCGCGGGCACGGCCGGGGTCGGCAAGACCTCGTTGGCCCTGCGCTGGGCCCACCGCATGGAGGCGCACTTCCCCGACGGCCAGCTGTATGTGAACCTGCGCGGGTACGACCCCGGCGCGCCCGTCACCCCGCAGGAGGCGCTGCACCGCTTCCTGGCGGCGCTCGGTGTGCCCGCGCGGGCGATTCCCACCGACCCCGAGGCGGCGGCCGCGCTGTACCGGTCGGCGCTGGCAGGCCGGCGCATGCTGATCGTCCTCGACAACGCCGCCACCGTCGGACAGGTCCGCCCGCTGCTTCCCGGCACCGCGGGCTGCCTCGTCGTCGTCACGAGCCGCAGCCGCCTGTCCGGGCTCAGCGTCCGCGACGGAGCGCGCCGCCTGACGCTGGACACCCTCTCGGAGACGGAGGCGGTCGCCCTGCTGCGCGCGATCACCGCGGACTACCGGGACCAGGACGACCGGGAGAAGCTCGTCGAGCTGGCCCGGTTGTGCGCCCGGCTTCCGCTGGCCCTGCGGATCGCGGCGGAACGGGCCGCGAGCCGTCCCCGTATGCGGCTGGACGACCTCATAAGAGACCTCCGCGACGAATCCGCCCTGTGGGACGCCCTGAGCATCGGGGACGACGAGGAGGCCGAGGCCGTGCGGACCGTATTCGCCTGGTCCTACCGCGCCCTCACCCCGGAGGCCGCGTCGCTCTTCCGGTTCCTGGGGCTGCACCCCGGGCCGGAGTTCGGGGCCGAGGCCGCCGCCGCGCTCGCCGGGGTCCCCGCCGGCCAGGCCCGGCGGCTGCTGGACACCCTTGTCGGCGCGCACCTGGTGGAGCAGACCGGCCCCGACCGCTACGCCTTCCACGACCTGCTGCGCGCGTACGCGGGCGACCAGGCGGACAGCGAGGAGACGCCGGAGGCCAGGGACGCGGCCCTCGGCCGCGTGCTCGCCTGGTATCTGCGGACCGCGGCCGCCGCCCAGGAGTGGATCAACCCCCAGGAGTCGCCGATCGGGCTCGGCGCGCCGGAGGACGGCGTCGTACCCCTGCGATTCCCCGGCTACGACGACGCGCTGAGCTGGTACGAGCAGGAGCGGGACAACCTCGTGGCCGCCGCCCGCGCGGCCGAGGAAGCCGGGGCCGACCGCGCGGCGTGGCAACTGGCCGCCGTGCTCAAAGCCATCCACATGCTGCTCAACCCCTTCGAGGAGTGGCTCGCCGTGAGCCACATCGGCCTGCGGGCCGCCCGCAGACTGGGCGACCGCGCGGCCGAGGCCGACCTCCTGGAGAGCCTCGGCATGGCCTATACGCAGTCGCACCGCCTGGCGGACGGCGCCCGCTGCCACGAGGAGGCGCTGGCCGTCCGCCGGGAGCTGGGCGACCGCATGGGCGAGGCATTCTCCCTGAACGACCTGGGGCTGGCGCGGCTGCGCGGGCGCGGGCTCGCGCAGGCGGAGGCGCACTTCGAGCAGGCGCGTGCCGTCTTCCGCGACCTCGACGCCGCCCACTGGGAGGCGGTGATGCTGTCGAACCTCGCGGAGACGCGGTACGAGCTGTCGCGGCTGCCGGAGGCCCACGACGCCGTCACCGAGGCCCTGGCCCGCCACCGCGCGAGCGGCAGCCAGGGCAGCGTCGGCAACGCCCTGCGGATCCTGAGCGCGGTGCAGCGCGAGTCCGGCGAACCGGGGGCGGCGGAAGGGGCGTTGCGCTCCGCCCAGGAAGCGGTGGACATCGCGCGGGCCCACCGCAACGAGGCATGGGAGGCGTTCTGGCTCCTCGACCTCGGCGCGGCCCACCGGGCGACCGGCCAGGCCCCGGAGGCGCTGACGGCGTACCAGCGGGCCGCGATGCTCCAGCGCAGGCTGGGCGACCGGTCGCGCGAGGCCCGCGCGTGGCACGGCGCCGGGGAGACGTACCGCCAGGTGGGGCGGTTCGAGGAGGCGGCCGACTTCCACCGGACCGCGGCCGCCGCCCACCGCGAGCTGCACGACCTCTGGCAGCTGGCTCTCGCCCTCGACGGCCTCGCCGTCGCGCTGGGCGAGCTGGGGCGGGACGCGGAGGCGCGCGGCCACTGGGTGGCGGCGCTGGACGCGCTGACCGGCTACGAGGACCCGCGGGCCGAGGCGCTGCGGCGCCGGGCGTACGCGGCGGCGGGAGACGCGTGA
- a CDS encoding TIGR00730 family Rossman fold protein has protein sequence MNICVFCSAAELDDRYTTPAREFAQLIGRGGHTLVWGGSDVGLMKVMADGVQDSGGRLVGVSVEFLQEKAHGGADEMVVAKDLAARKAELLARADAIVIMVGGTGTLDEATEILELKKHNLHAKPVVLLNTAGFYDGLKEQFQRMEKEGFLPLPLTDLVFFAEDGLGAMAYLEEAHGLR, from the coding sequence ATGAACATCTGCGTCTTCTGCTCAGCCGCCGAACTCGACGACCGCTACACCACCCCGGCCCGCGAGTTCGCCCAGCTCATCGGCCGGGGCGGGCACACCCTCGTGTGGGGCGGCTCGGACGTCGGCCTGATGAAGGTGATGGCGGACGGGGTCCAGGACAGCGGCGGGCGGCTGGTCGGCGTGTCGGTGGAGTTCCTCCAGGAGAAGGCCCACGGGGGTGCCGACGAGATGGTGGTCGCCAAGGATCTCGCCGCGCGCAAGGCGGAGCTGCTCGCCCGCGCCGACGCGATCGTGATCATGGTCGGCGGGACCGGCACGCTGGACGAGGCCACCGAGATCCTGGAGCTGAAGAAGCACAACCTGCACGCGAAGCCGGTGGTACTGCTCAACACCGCCGGGTTCTACGACGGGTTGAAGGAGCAGTTCCAGCGTATGGAGAAGGAGGGGTTCCTGCCGCTGCCGCTGACCGATCTGGTCTTCTTCGCGGAGGACGGCCTCGGGGCGATGGCGTATCTGGAGGAAGCCCACGGCCTGCGCTGA
- a CDS encoding SDR family oxidoreductase: protein MATHVITGAGSGIGTAVAERLAERGDELWLLARDAGRAKDLAERFPGAKTLVGDLAEPERLSWALSHQTLPDRLDSLLHIAGVVELGEVGELTPKVWNQQLATNLVAPAELTRLLLPQLRAAQGHVVFVNSGAGLRANAQWGAYAASKHGLKALADALRWEESGNGVRVTSVYPGRTATPMQQKVHQQEGKEYDPSRWIAPESVATTVLTALDMPRGTEITDLSVRPQG from the coding sequence ATGGCTACACATGTGATCACAGGCGCGGGTTCGGGCATCGGCACGGCGGTCGCGGAGCGGCTGGCCGAACGGGGGGACGAGCTGTGGCTGCTGGCCCGCGACGCCGGGCGGGCCAAGGACCTGGCCGAGCGCTTCCCCGGCGCGAAGACCCTGGTGGGCGACCTCGCGGAGCCCGAGCGGCTGTCCTGGGCGCTCAGCCACCAGACGCTGCCCGACCGGCTGGACTCACTGCTGCACATCGCGGGCGTCGTCGAACTGGGCGAGGTCGGCGAGCTGACGCCGAAGGTGTGGAACCAGCAGCTCGCCACCAACCTGGTCGCCCCGGCCGAGCTCACCCGGCTGCTCCTCCCGCAGCTGCGGGCCGCGCAGGGCCACGTCGTCTTCGTCAACTCCGGGGCCGGCCTGCGCGCGAACGCCCAGTGGGGCGCGTACGCCGCGAGCAAGCACGGCCTCAAGGCGCTGGCGGACGCGCTGCGCTGGGAGGAGAGCGGCAACGGCGTGCGCGTGACCTCCGTCTACCCCGGCCGTACGGCGACGCCGATGCAGCAGAAGGTGCACCAGCAGGAGGGCAAGGAGTACGACCCCTCGCGCTGGATCGCGCCGGAGTCGGTCGCCACCACGGTCCTGACGGCGCTGGACATGCCGCGCGGCACGGAGATCACCGACCTGTCGGTGCGGCCGCAGGGCTGA
- a CDS encoding methionine synthase, with the protein MSETKKSWGPGAATGVGSMPGGDAREAAKTVTGSLETLPYLPELPARGPGADMIGRTAGLLVDLYAHVEPSGWRISDRPGRDTKRARSWLGEDLDALEEFTQGYTGALKVSAVGPWTLAAALELRNGEVMLSDPGACRDLTGSLVEGLRGHLAEVRRRVPGARIVIQLDEPSLTAVLTGTVRTASGYRTHRAVDRGVVEGALRDLAAVAGGGEVIVHSCAPAVPFALLRRAGATGVSFDLSLLTEREEEAIGEAVEGGTALFVGAVPSLDTPLSDPAGSVMGVRTLWRRLGLSPGTLAESVVITPACGLAGASPAYARAALAHCVRAARSLADNPE; encoded by the coding sequence GTGAGCGAGACGAAGAAGAGCTGGGGGCCCGGTGCCGCGACCGGCGTCGGATCCATGCCGGGCGGCGACGCGCGCGAAGCCGCCAAGACCGTCACCGGGTCGCTGGAGACGCTGCCGTACCTGCCGGAGCTGCCCGCGCGCGGACCCGGCGCGGACATGATCGGGCGCACCGCCGGGCTGCTGGTCGACCTGTACGCGCACGTGGAGCCCAGCGGCTGGCGGATCAGCGACCGCCCGGGCCGGGACACCAAGCGGGCCCGCTCCTGGCTGGGCGAGGACCTCGACGCGCTGGAGGAGTTCACCCAGGGGTACACCGGTGCGCTCAAGGTGTCGGCCGTCGGCCCGTGGACGCTCGCCGCGGCGTTGGAACTGCGCAACGGAGAGGTCATGCTCAGCGACCCGGGCGCCTGCCGCGACCTGACCGGCTCGCTCGTGGAGGGGCTGCGCGGCCATCTCGCGGAGGTACGGCGCCGGGTGCCCGGCGCGCGGATCGTGATCCAGCTCGACGAGCCCTCCCTCACGGCGGTGCTCACCGGAACGGTCCGTACCGCCAGCGGCTACCGCACCCACCGGGCGGTCGACCGCGGGGTGGTCGAGGGCGCGCTGCGCGACCTCGCCGCGGTGGCCGGCGGCGGCGAGGTCATCGTGCACTCGTGCGCGCCCGCCGTGCCCTTCGCGCTGCTGCGCCGCGCCGGCGCCACCGGAGTCTCCTTCGACCTGTCGCTGCTCACCGAGCGTGAGGAGGAGGCGATCGGGGAGGCCGTCGAGGGCGGCACGGCGCTGTTCGTCGGCGCGGTCCCCTCGCTGGACACCCCATTGTCAGACCCTGCCGGTAGCGTCATGGGTGTCAGGACGCTGTGGCGCAGGCTGGGGCTGTCGCCGGGGACTCTCGCCGAGTCCGTGGTGATCACTCCGGCGTGCGGTCTCGCGGGTGCCTCGCCCGCGTACGCGCGCGCCGCGCTGGCCCACTGCGTCCGGGCGGCGAGATCGCTCGCTGACAACCCTGAGTAA
- the ligA gene encoding NAD-dependent DNA ligase LigA has product MAGEQQSTVPAEAREKHAQLAEQIEEHRFRYYVKDAPVISDAEFDTLLRTLEALEDEHPELRTPDSPTQKVAGSYETEFTEVAHRERMLSLDNAFEDEELAAWAERIAKELGTGASYHFLCELKVDGLAVNLTYEDGRLTRAATRGDGRTGEDITPNVRTIAEIPERLSGDRVPRLVEIRGEVYFPRERFDALNARLVEAGKPPFANPRNAAAGSLRQKDPKVTASRPLHMVVHGIGAREGFDIDRLSQAYELLHEWGLPTAAHAKVVDSIEDVRNYIAHYGDTETRHSVEHEIDGVVVKLDEIPLQGRLGSTSRAPRWAIAWKYPPEEVNTKLVDIRVGVGRTGRVTPYAVVEPITVAGSEVEFATLHNQDVVKAKGVLIGDTVVLRKAGDVIPEILGPVVDLRDGTEQEFVMPALCPECDSPLQPAKEGDIDLRCPNSRSCPAQLRERIFYLAGRKCLDIENLGYVAAAALTQPLEPAEPPLKDEGDLFTLDVERLLPIRSHVLDPDSGLPKRDPKTGEAKVVTFFANQKGEPKKNTLAMLANIEAAKERPLARLITGLSIRHVGPVAADALAREFRSIDRIAEADEAELAAVEGVGPIIAASVKQWFTVDWHREIIEKWRAAGVRLEEEGGEEEGPRPLEGLTVVVTGTLESFTRDGAKEALQSRGAKVTGSVSKKTDFVVVGDNPGSKYDKAVQLKVPVLDDSGFAVLLEQGPDAAREAALTPAE; this is encoded by the coding sequence GTGGCCGGCGAACAGCAGTCGACGGTGCCCGCCGAGGCGCGGGAGAAGCACGCCCAGCTCGCTGAGCAGATCGAGGAGCACCGCTTCCGGTACTACGTGAAGGACGCGCCGGTCATCTCCGACGCGGAGTTCGACACGCTGCTGCGCACCTTGGAGGCGCTGGAGGACGAGCACCCCGAGCTGCGCACGCCCGACTCGCCGACCCAGAAGGTCGCCGGCTCCTACGAGACGGAGTTCACCGAAGTCGCGCACCGCGAGCGGATGCTGAGCCTGGACAACGCCTTCGAGGACGAGGAACTGGCGGCCTGGGCCGAGCGCATCGCCAAGGAACTGGGCACGGGCGCCTCGTACCACTTCCTGTGCGAGCTCAAGGTCGACGGCCTGGCGGTCAACCTCACCTACGAGGACGGGCGGCTGACCCGCGCCGCCACCCGCGGCGACGGCCGCACCGGCGAGGACATCACGCCCAACGTCCGCACCATCGCCGAGATCCCGGAGCGGCTGTCCGGCGACCGGGTGCCGCGACTGGTGGAGATCCGCGGCGAGGTGTACTTCCCGCGCGAGCGCTTCGACGCGCTCAACGCCCGGCTGGTGGAGGCGGGCAAGCCGCCGTTCGCCAACCCGCGCAACGCGGCGGCCGGTTCGCTGCGCCAGAAGGACCCCAAGGTCACCGCGTCCCGCCCGCTGCACATGGTGGTGCACGGCATCGGCGCCCGCGAGGGCTTCGACATCGACCGGTTGTCGCAGGCGTACGAGCTGCTGCACGAATGGGGGCTGCCGACCGCCGCGCACGCCAAGGTCGTGGACTCGATCGAGGACGTGCGGAACTACATCGCGCACTACGGGGACACCGAGACGCGGCACTCGGTGGAGCACGAGATCGACGGCGTGGTCGTCAAACTGGACGAGATCCCGCTCCAGGGCCGCCTGGGCTCCACCTCGCGGGCACCGCGCTGGGCCATCGCCTGGAAGTACCCGCCGGAGGAGGTCAACACCAAGCTGGTCGACATCCGGGTCGGCGTCGGCCGCACCGGCCGGGTCACGCCGTACGCGGTGGTGGAGCCGATCACCGTGGCCGGCTCCGAGGTCGAGTTCGCCACCCTGCACAACCAGGACGTCGTCAAGGCCAAGGGCGTGCTCATCGGCGACACCGTCGTGCTGCGCAAGGCGGGCGACGTGATCCCCGAGATCCTGGGCCCGGTGGTCGACCTTCGGGACGGCACCGAGCAGGAGTTCGTGATGCCGGCCCTGTGCCCGGAGTGCGACAGCCCGCTGCAGCCCGCCAAGGAGGGGGACATCGACCTGCGCTGTCCCAACTCCCGGTCGTGCCCCGCCCAGTTGCGGGAGCGGATCTTCTATCTCGCCGGCCGCAAGTGCCTGGACATCGAGAACCTCGGCTATGTGGCCGCCGCCGCGCTCACCCAGCCGCTGGAGCCGGCCGAGCCGCCGCTCAAGGACGAGGGCGACCTGTTCACCCTCGACGTCGAGCGGCTGCTGCCCATCAGGTCCCACGTCCTGGACCCCGACAGCGGGCTGCCCAAGCGCGACCCCAAGACGGGAGAGGCGAAGGTCGTCACCTTCTTCGCCAACCAGAAGGGCGAGCCGAAGAAGAACACCCTCGCCATGCTGGCCAACATCGAGGCCGCCAAGGAGCGCCCGCTCGCCCGGCTCATCACCGGCCTGTCGATCCGGCATGTGGGACCGGTGGCCGCGGACGCGCTCGCCCGCGAGTTCCGGTCCATCGACCGGATCGCCGAGGCGGACGAGGCGGAGCTCGCGGCCGTGGAGGGCGTCGGGCCGATCATCGCCGCCTCCGTCAAGCAGTGGTTCACCGTGGACTGGCACCGCGAGATCATCGAGAAGTGGCGGGCCGCCGGAGTCCGGCTGGAGGAGGAAGGCGGCGAGGAGGAGGGACCGCGCCCGCTGGAGGGGCTGACGGTCGTCGTCACCGGCACGCTGGAGTCGTTCACGCGGGACGGCGCGAAAGAGGCGCTGCAGAGCCGGGGCGCGAAGGTGACCGGTTCGGTGTCGAAGAAGACCGACTTCGTCGTGGTCGGGGACAACCCGGGATCGAAATACGACAAGGCGGTGCAGCTCAAGGTGCCCGTGCTCGACGACAGCGGCTTCGCCGTGCTCCTCGAACAAGGGCCCGACGCGGCCCGTGAGGCGGCCCTGACCCCCGCCGAGTAG